In Bombus affinis isolate iyBomAffi1 chromosome 11, iyBomAffi1.2, whole genome shotgun sequence, one genomic interval encodes:
- the LOC126921875 gene encoding PRKC apoptosis WT1 regulator protein-like isoform X1, translated as MPCDFPLDKLNQALAFWPPNIVLVQHSDITGMASSSVSQEDFDNDFELTSRRSRIRTARARVVPPRAGDSSSINFQKGAQNVEESQGVCDTSSNSVLPPEHENQQNKPIMRKQDKRVTGRPTHINKGKQQRDRRKLREKRRSTGVVHLPSTESTGGSTGEDEEDLSGTCLETKHNTHHNEFLDHELIEERTAKMFTQRRNKRHYRTSYRSCINRHSCHSDLEADDEEFDSLNQSDSVNQSDHGNHEPQASVNTINQPRLSTPTGDNPHELIERAQEENRRLLSLLEDRDHKIMALEARLLQQQHEMTIERERLREENAALIRAMAALASN; from the exons ATGCCTTGTGACTTTCCCTTAGACAAACTTAATCAAGCACTCGCTTTTTGGCCTCCAAATATCGTGCTGGTCCAACATAG CGATATAACCGGCATGGCGTCCAGCTCCGTCAGCCAGGAGGATTTTGACAATGACTTCGAGTTAACATCCAGGAGGTCTAGGATCAGAACTGCAAGGGCACGGGTCGTTCCACCCAGGGCAGGAGATTCATCTTCCATAAACTTTCAAA AGGGTGCACAGAATGTAGAAGAATCTCAAGGTGTATGTGACACGAGTTCGAACAGTGTGCTTCCACCTGAACATGAGAATCAACAGAATAAACCAATAATGAGGAAACAGGACAAACGAGTGACTGGTCG GCCAACGCACATAAACAAGGGAAAGCAGCAACGCGATCGACGGAAGCTTCGAGAGAAGAGACGAAGTACCGGAGTAGTACATTTGCCATCAACGGAG AGTACAGGAGGTAGTACaggagaagatgaagaagatctTAGTGGCACTTGTCTTGAAACTAAACACAACACACACCACAATGAGTTCCTAGATCATGAACTCATAGAA GAACGGACAGCAAAAATGTTTACTCAAAGGCGAAACAAAAG GCATTACCGTACTTCCTACAGGTCATGTATAAATAGGCACAGTTG CCACTCCGATTTAGAGGCAGATGACGAGGAATTCGATTCCTTGAATCAGTCTGATAGTGTCAATCAATCAGATCATGGAAATCACGAGCCACAAGCATCCGTAAACACCATCAATCAACCAAGACTGTCTACGCCAACAGGAGATAATCCACACGaa TTGATAGAACGAGCGCAAGAAGAAAATAGAAGGTTGCTGTCCCTCCTGGAGGATCGGGATCATAAGATAATGGCCCTTGAAGCTCGGCTGCTTCAACAGCAACACGAAATGACCATAGAAAGGGAACGGCTTCGTGAGGAGAATGCTGCGTTAATTCGTGCTATGGCAGCCCTGGCGAGTAATTAA
- the LOC126921875 gene encoding PRKC apoptosis WT1 regulator protein-like isoform X6: MSRYFFDITGMASSSVSQEDFDNDFELTSRRSRIRTARARVVPPRAGDSSSINFQKGAQNVEESQGVCDTSSNSVLPPEHENQQNKPIMRKQDKRVTGRPTHINKGKQQRDRRKLREKRRSTGVVHLPSTESTGGSTGEDEEDLSGTCLETKHNTHHNEFLDHELIEERTAKMFTQRRNKSHSDLEADDEEFDSLNQSDSVNQSDHGNHEPQASVNTINQPRLSTPTGDNPHELIERAQEENRRLLSLLEDRDHKIMALEARLLQQQHEMTIERERLREENAALIRAMAALASN; encoded by the exons ATGTCCAGGTATTTTTT CGATATAACCGGCATGGCGTCCAGCTCCGTCAGCCAGGAGGATTTTGACAATGACTTCGAGTTAACATCCAGGAGGTCTAGGATCAGAACTGCAAGGGCACGGGTCGTTCCACCCAGGGCAGGAGATTCATCTTCCATAAACTTTCAAA AGGGTGCACAGAATGTAGAAGAATCTCAAGGTGTATGTGACACGAGTTCGAACAGTGTGCTTCCACCTGAACATGAGAATCAACAGAATAAACCAATAATGAGGAAACAGGACAAACGAGTGACTGGTCG GCCAACGCACATAAACAAGGGAAAGCAGCAACGCGATCGACGGAAGCTTCGAGAGAAGAGACGAAGTACCGGAGTAGTACATTTGCCATCAACGGAG AGTACAGGAGGTAGTACaggagaagatgaagaagatctTAGTGGCACTTGTCTTGAAACTAAACACAACACACACCACAATGAGTTCCTAGATCATGAACTCATAGAA GAACGGACAGCAAAAATGTTTACTCAAAGGCGAAACAAAAG CCACTCCGATTTAGAGGCAGATGACGAGGAATTCGATTCCTTGAATCAGTCTGATAGTGTCAATCAATCAGATCATGGAAATCACGAGCCACAAGCATCCGTAAACACCATCAATCAACCAAGACTGTCTACGCCAACAGGAGATAATCCACACGaa TTGATAGAACGAGCGCAAGAAGAAAATAGAAGGTTGCTGTCCCTCCTGGAGGATCGGGATCATAAGATAATGGCCCTTGAAGCTCGGCTGCTTCAACAGCAACACGAAATGACCATAGAAAGGGAACGGCTTCGTGAGGAGAATGCTGCGTTAATTCGTGCTATGGCAGCCCTGGCGAGTAATTAA
- the LOC126921875 gene encoding PRKC apoptosis WT1 regulator protein-like isoform X5 codes for MASSSVSQEDFDNDFELTSRRSRIRTARARVVPPRAGDSSSINFQKGAQNVEESQGVCDTSSNSVLPPEHENQQNKPIMRKQDKRVTGRPTHINKGKQQRDRRKLREKRRSTGVVHLPSTESTGGSTGEDEEDLSGTCLETKHNTHHNEFLDHELIEERTAKMFTQRRNKRHYRTSYRSCINRHSCHSDLEADDEEFDSLNQSDSVNQSDHGNHEPQASVNTINQPRLSTPTGDNPHELIERAQEENRRLLSLLEDRDHKIMALEARLLQQQHEMTIERERLREENAALIRAMAALASN; via the exons ATGGCGTCCAGCTCCGTCAGCCAGGAGGATTTTGACAATGACTTCGAGTTAACATCCAGGAGGTCTAGGATCAGAACTGCAAGGGCACGGGTCGTTCCACCCAGGGCAGGAGATTCATCTTCCATAAACTTTCAAA AGGGTGCACAGAATGTAGAAGAATCTCAAGGTGTATGTGACACGAGTTCGAACAGTGTGCTTCCACCTGAACATGAGAATCAACAGAATAAACCAATAATGAGGAAACAGGACAAACGAGTGACTGGTCG GCCAACGCACATAAACAAGGGAAAGCAGCAACGCGATCGACGGAAGCTTCGAGAGAAGAGACGAAGTACCGGAGTAGTACATTTGCCATCAACGGAG AGTACAGGAGGTAGTACaggagaagatgaagaagatctTAGTGGCACTTGTCTTGAAACTAAACACAACACACACCACAATGAGTTCCTAGATCATGAACTCATAGAA GAACGGACAGCAAAAATGTTTACTCAAAGGCGAAACAAAAG GCATTACCGTACTTCCTACAGGTCATGTATAAATAGGCACAGTTG CCACTCCGATTTAGAGGCAGATGACGAGGAATTCGATTCCTTGAATCAGTCTGATAGTGTCAATCAATCAGATCATGGAAATCACGAGCCACAAGCATCCGTAAACACCATCAATCAACCAAGACTGTCTACGCCAACAGGAGATAATCCACACGaa TTGATAGAACGAGCGCAAGAAGAAAATAGAAGGTTGCTGTCCCTCCTGGAGGATCGGGATCATAAGATAATGGCCCTTGAAGCTCGGCTGCTTCAACAGCAACACGAAATGACCATAGAAAGGGAACGGCTTCGTGAGGAGAATGCTGCGTTAATTCGTGCTATGGCAGCCCTGGCGAGTAATTAA
- the LOC126921875 gene encoding PRKC apoptosis WT1 regulator protein-like isoform X4: MSSDITGMASSSVSQEDFDNDFELTSRRSRIRTARARVVPPRAGDSSSINFQKGAQNVEESQGVCDTSSNSVLPPEHENQQNKPIMRKQDKRVTGRPTHINKGKQQRDRRKLREKRRSTGVVHLPSTESTGGSTGEDEEDLSGTCLETKHNTHHNEFLDHELIEERTAKMFTQRRNKRHYRTSYRSCINRHSCHSDLEADDEEFDSLNQSDSVNQSDHGNHEPQASVNTINQPRLSTPTGDNPHELIERAQEENRRLLSLLEDRDHKIMALEARLLQQQHEMTIERERLREENAALIRAMAALASN, from the exons ATGTCCAG CGATATAACCGGCATGGCGTCCAGCTCCGTCAGCCAGGAGGATTTTGACAATGACTTCGAGTTAACATCCAGGAGGTCTAGGATCAGAACTGCAAGGGCACGGGTCGTTCCACCCAGGGCAGGAGATTCATCTTCCATAAACTTTCAAA AGGGTGCACAGAATGTAGAAGAATCTCAAGGTGTATGTGACACGAGTTCGAACAGTGTGCTTCCACCTGAACATGAGAATCAACAGAATAAACCAATAATGAGGAAACAGGACAAACGAGTGACTGGTCG GCCAACGCACATAAACAAGGGAAAGCAGCAACGCGATCGACGGAAGCTTCGAGAGAAGAGACGAAGTACCGGAGTAGTACATTTGCCATCAACGGAG AGTACAGGAGGTAGTACaggagaagatgaagaagatctTAGTGGCACTTGTCTTGAAACTAAACACAACACACACCACAATGAGTTCCTAGATCATGAACTCATAGAA GAACGGACAGCAAAAATGTTTACTCAAAGGCGAAACAAAAG GCATTACCGTACTTCCTACAGGTCATGTATAAATAGGCACAGTTG CCACTCCGATTTAGAGGCAGATGACGAGGAATTCGATTCCTTGAATCAGTCTGATAGTGTCAATCAATCAGATCATGGAAATCACGAGCCACAAGCATCCGTAAACACCATCAATCAACCAAGACTGTCTACGCCAACAGGAGATAATCCACACGaa TTGATAGAACGAGCGCAAGAAGAAAATAGAAGGTTGCTGTCCCTCCTGGAGGATCGGGATCATAAGATAATGGCCCTTGAAGCTCGGCTGCTTCAACAGCAACACGAAATGACCATAGAAAGGGAACGGCTTCGTGAGGAGAATGCTGCGTTAATTCGTGCTATGGCAGCCCTGGCGAGTAATTAA
- the LOC126921875 gene encoding PRKC apoptosis WT1 regulator protein-like isoform X2: protein MPCDFPLDKLNQALAFWPPNIVLVQHSDITGMASSSVSQEDFDNDFELTSRRSRIRTARARVVPPRAGDSSSINFQKGAQNVEESQGVCDTSSNSVLPPEHENQQNKPIMRKQDKRVTGRPTHINKGKQQRDRRKLREKRRSTGVVHLPSTESTGGSTGEDEEDLSGTCLETKHNTHHNEFLDHELIEERTAKMFTQRRNKSHSDLEADDEEFDSLNQSDSVNQSDHGNHEPQASVNTINQPRLSTPTGDNPHELIERAQEENRRLLSLLEDRDHKIMALEARLLQQQHEMTIERERLREENAALIRAMAALASN, encoded by the exons ATGCCTTGTGACTTTCCCTTAGACAAACTTAATCAAGCACTCGCTTTTTGGCCTCCAAATATCGTGCTGGTCCAACATAG CGATATAACCGGCATGGCGTCCAGCTCCGTCAGCCAGGAGGATTTTGACAATGACTTCGAGTTAACATCCAGGAGGTCTAGGATCAGAACTGCAAGGGCACGGGTCGTTCCACCCAGGGCAGGAGATTCATCTTCCATAAACTTTCAAA AGGGTGCACAGAATGTAGAAGAATCTCAAGGTGTATGTGACACGAGTTCGAACAGTGTGCTTCCACCTGAACATGAGAATCAACAGAATAAACCAATAATGAGGAAACAGGACAAACGAGTGACTGGTCG GCCAACGCACATAAACAAGGGAAAGCAGCAACGCGATCGACGGAAGCTTCGAGAGAAGAGACGAAGTACCGGAGTAGTACATTTGCCATCAACGGAG AGTACAGGAGGTAGTACaggagaagatgaagaagatctTAGTGGCACTTGTCTTGAAACTAAACACAACACACACCACAATGAGTTCCTAGATCATGAACTCATAGAA GAACGGACAGCAAAAATGTTTACTCAAAGGCGAAACAAAAG CCACTCCGATTTAGAGGCAGATGACGAGGAATTCGATTCCTTGAATCAGTCTGATAGTGTCAATCAATCAGATCATGGAAATCACGAGCCACAAGCATCCGTAAACACCATCAATCAACCAAGACTGTCTACGCCAACAGGAGATAATCCACACGaa TTGATAGAACGAGCGCAAGAAGAAAATAGAAGGTTGCTGTCCCTCCTGGAGGATCGGGATCATAAGATAATGGCCCTTGAAGCTCGGCTGCTTCAACAGCAACACGAAATGACCATAGAAAGGGAACGGCTTCGTGAGGAGAATGCTGCGTTAATTCGTGCTATGGCAGCCCTGGCGAGTAATTAA
- the LOC126921875 gene encoding PRKC apoptosis WT1 regulator protein-like isoform X3: protein MSRYFFDITGMASSSVSQEDFDNDFELTSRRSRIRTARARVVPPRAGDSSSINFQKGAQNVEESQGVCDTSSNSVLPPEHENQQNKPIMRKQDKRVTGRPTHINKGKQQRDRRKLREKRRSTGVVHLPSTESTGGSTGEDEEDLSGTCLETKHNTHHNEFLDHELIEERTAKMFTQRRNKRHYRTSYRSCINRHSCHSDLEADDEEFDSLNQSDSVNQSDHGNHEPQASVNTINQPRLSTPTGDNPHELIERAQEENRRLLSLLEDRDHKIMALEARLLQQQHEMTIERERLREENAALIRAMAALASN, encoded by the exons ATGTCCAGGTATTTTTT CGATATAACCGGCATGGCGTCCAGCTCCGTCAGCCAGGAGGATTTTGACAATGACTTCGAGTTAACATCCAGGAGGTCTAGGATCAGAACTGCAAGGGCACGGGTCGTTCCACCCAGGGCAGGAGATTCATCTTCCATAAACTTTCAAA AGGGTGCACAGAATGTAGAAGAATCTCAAGGTGTATGTGACACGAGTTCGAACAGTGTGCTTCCACCTGAACATGAGAATCAACAGAATAAACCAATAATGAGGAAACAGGACAAACGAGTGACTGGTCG GCCAACGCACATAAACAAGGGAAAGCAGCAACGCGATCGACGGAAGCTTCGAGAGAAGAGACGAAGTACCGGAGTAGTACATTTGCCATCAACGGAG AGTACAGGAGGTAGTACaggagaagatgaagaagatctTAGTGGCACTTGTCTTGAAACTAAACACAACACACACCACAATGAGTTCCTAGATCATGAACTCATAGAA GAACGGACAGCAAAAATGTTTACTCAAAGGCGAAACAAAAG GCATTACCGTACTTCCTACAGGTCATGTATAAATAGGCACAGTTG CCACTCCGATTTAGAGGCAGATGACGAGGAATTCGATTCCTTGAATCAGTCTGATAGTGTCAATCAATCAGATCATGGAAATCACGAGCCACAAGCATCCGTAAACACCATCAATCAACCAAGACTGTCTACGCCAACAGGAGATAATCCACACGaa TTGATAGAACGAGCGCAAGAAGAAAATAGAAGGTTGCTGTCCCTCCTGGAGGATCGGGATCATAAGATAATGGCCCTTGAAGCTCGGCTGCTTCAACAGCAACACGAAATGACCATAGAAAGGGAACGGCTTCGTGAGGAGAATGCTGCGTTAATTCGTGCTATGGCAGCCCTGGCGAGTAATTAA